The sequence CGATGATCTAACACGCAAATTCTTGACGGCATGAACTGTGACGCTCCTCTCTTCATACGACACTGCCAGACGCACGAAGGCAGCCACTTCCCTCGTCACAGCTGAATCCAAACCATCGAATGGATTCGCCTATCGCCGCTGCCACGCTCTCCTCTACCGCATGTCTCCTGTCATGAAATGAGAGAACGAAACAGGCCTATTTCCCTCGAGCAGGACGCGCGGTTGCGTGGTCCCTCGATGAAGAGTCAGTTCGGCTTCGCTAGCACCAAATCCCAGCGATCGCATCTGGCAGCAAACACCTGCACCTCCTGGATTGCAGAGCATCTTCGGTGTGTAACTCAGAACAGCTGCGATGTCGGCTTTGGGTCCAGGCTGTGTGAAAACAGCGAAGGGCTTGCGCCAGAATCGCATTTGGAATTGGGCCCCGAAAGTACATGCGACTATCTCGACCACCGGTTGTTAACCGCTGCCAGAGTCTTCTGAGGCGATCTACGGCAGTTTGCGGTGGAGAGACGCAGGAAAATGGCCGGCCTCAGGCGCGCAGTACCTCAATGACACCGCTGACGCCCAAAATGCTCAGCAGCCGTTTGAGGTTGTAGGCAAGCACATGCAAGCTCATTTCCGTGCTGACTCGAGGCAGCGTCTTGGTCAGAAAGTGCGTCGCGCCCATCCAATGTTTGAGCGTGCCAAACGGATGCTCTACGGTCTGTCGACGCACACTCATCATCTCCGGTTGGCGATCCAGCCGCTGCTGCATGGCCTCCAGGATTGCTTCGTGTTTCCAGCGCTTGAGTCGGCGGTAATTGCTGGTGGTGCAGTTGCTACGTATTGAGCAGCCCGGACAGTCAGAGCTCCAGTAAGCATCCAACTCGAGGCCATCTTCCACCGTCGAGAAGCGCTTGATCGCACGATGGCCAGCAGGACATTGGTACTCGTCATCAGCGGCTATGTAGATGAAGTCCTGTTTACCGAAGCGCCCTTCAGCTTTGCTGCTGGAAGTCATCGGCTTGGGCACGAAGGGCGTGATGCCCGCCTGCTCGCACGCGAGGATTTCCACTCCGCTGAAGTAGCCTCGATCGGCAACGACGCTGAGGCTTTCAGAACCGGTGGCTTCGCGAGCCTGCTCGGCCATCGTGGCAAGCGCCGCACGGTCATGGCCGACATTGGTGACTTCGTGCGCAACGATCAGGTGATGCTGGGTATCGACCGCCGTCTGCACGTTGTAGCCGACTACGCCGGTGCCTTTACCGCTGGTGGCCATGGAGCGAGCATCCGGATCGGTGAGCGAGACTTGTCCATCTGGTGCTTCGCGTAGCTGCTGCTCCATCTCCTTGAGCGCCTGCATCTGCTGGCGGAGCTTCTCGATTTTGTCCTGGAGGCGGCTGACCTTGGCTTCGGCGACATCGGATTGCGTCCGGTCGGCGGTATCCATCGCCGCCAGATAGCGCTCGATGCTTTTTTCGATCTGCTCCATGCGGGCGCGCAGCTTGCCGTGAGTGAAGTTGCGATCACGGTTGTTGACCGCTTTGAACTTGCTGCCGTCGATGGCCACCAGCGACTGGGAGAACAAGTCGAGTTGGCGACACAGCACGACGAACTGCCGGCAGACATTGCGAATGGCTTTGCCGTTGTCGCGTCGGAAGTCGGCAATGGTTTTGAAGTCTGGTGCCAGCCGCCCGGTCAGCCACATGAGTTCGAGATTGCGCTGGCATTCGCGCTCCAGGCGACGGCTGGACTGGATGCGGTTGAGGTAACCGTAGATGTAAACCTTCAACAGTACAGCGGGGTGATAGGACGGTCGCCCAGTTACGGCAGGAGTGGCCCCATCGAACTCCAGGGCCACCAGATCGAGTTGCTCGACGAAGGCTTCGACTACGCGGATCGGATTGTCTTCGGCGACGAAGTCATCCAGGCATTCGGGAAGTAAGCTGACCTGTGCCCGGCTCACCTCTTCGATGAATCGCTTCATACGCCGCCCCCGCTGAGGTTGCTCCAGCAACTCTAGGCGAGGACGACGTTTTCACACAGCCTGGGTCGGTTGCAGCCACTCGCGACTGGCTCCAATCGGCCACAGGCTGCCCTTCACTGCATCCTCGGCAACATCAGTTCAGTGGCCAGTGTCGCTGGCGACTTGGGAGTAGTCGCTTTTGCGCGCGATCGGTACTTACCGGTCGGTATAGTCGCATCACCTCCCCTCAATTCGACGGCCAACCACCATGGAAGAGACTCGCCAGCGACTGATCAACGCCGCCCTGGAGCTGTTTCTGAGCCAGGGACTGCATGTCACTGGGGTAGCGGCCATTGCTGCTCGGGCCAGGGTCACCAAGATGACGCTTTACGGGCACTTTCCATCCAAGGACTCCCTGATCGTGGCCTGTCTGGAGGAGCGCGATCGCCTCTGGCGAGCGAGGGTCGAGCAGCTGCGTGACGACTTGCCCGATCCACTGGAGGCACTTCTGGCGTTCTTCGATCTCTACCAAGGCTATGTCGAGCGCGACAGCCATCGCGGTTGCCTGTTCGTCAACAGTGCCGCTGAGTTCTCCTCGATGAGTCACCCGGTGTTCCGGGCTGTCGAGCGGCACAAAGAGGGGGTGCGCGAGCAACTGGCTGCCTTGGCCAGGCAGGCGAAGTTCAACGCCCCGCGACAGATCGCCGAGAGTCTGTTTCTGCTCCTGGAGGGCAGCTTCGTCAGCGCCGCGCGCGGCGATTCGACGGCAGTTTTCGATACGGCCCGGCAGATGGCCAGGCAGTGGCTGCAGTCCCAGCCTCACGAGGAGCAACGCACATGAAAGGAGGGTTGATCGCGGCCATCGCAGCCACCTTTTCCTGGTCGTTGCTCTATCTGTTGCCGAACCTGATCGGGGAATACAGCACCTTTGACCTGGCGGTCGTCAGTTACGCGTTTGCCGGCCTGGGATCGCTAGGTGTGCTGGCAAGGTTCCGTCGACAGTTGACGACTCTGACGCTTGGCGACTGGCTGACGGTCGGCCTGCTGGGCTTCCTGGGCTACATCGGTTACTTCTTCCTGATCACCAGTGCCGTTATCGCCGCCGGACCGGTCATTCCACCGGTCATGCTGGGTTGTGTGCCCATAGTCCTGGCCATCGCCGGCAATCTGCGTAGCCAGGCGATTCCCTGGCGCAGCATTGCGGCCCCACTGCTGCTGGGCGCGCTGGGCATCATGATGGTCAATGCCAGCAGTTTCGAGCGCGCCGATGGGCAAGCCTCGCAGCCCGCGGCGATGGTACTGGTGGGCATCTTGATTTCCCTGCTGGCGATCGGATTCTGGACCGCCTTCGGTCTGCTAAACGAGCGAGCCCTCAGCACGCGACCGGGTATGGATCCGTTGCTCTGGTCGGCACTGCTCATCCTGACGTGCAGCATCGAAATGGCCGCATTCCTGCCCGTGGGGCTGTACCTGAAGCTGTCCAGTTTCGTGAGCCACGGCGGCGCTCTGAAAGGAACCTCGGCGGTGCTTTTCTGTGGCCTGGTTCAGGGGCTGGGGGCAACCCTCGGAGGAGCCTGGGCTTGGTCGATCGCGACGCGGAGCATTCCTCTAGCGCTGGGCGGGCAGTTGATTGCCAGCGAAACGCTCTACGCCACCACCTTCGGTCTCCTCATCCAGCATCGCTGGCCATCGCCACTGGAGGCGCTGGGGACAGCAACCCTTTTCCTCGGCGTTACCGTGGCCATTCGACAGTTCTACCGTGCTGACCAACGTCGCCGCCAAGGCAGCAGTTGACCCGTCGGGACCGTCCGCTTCGGGTAGGTTGCAGCCGGTAGCTACTACGGTGCGACTGGTCAAGCCCTATGCGAGCGGTGGTCAGCGTGAATGCAAATGCTTGGTCCGGAGGAATGCAGGCGGGCGATCGAGTCAGCGCAATTACGCCCGCTTTTCTTGTGCGCCCCGTGATCAGCGCTGCCTGCGGTAGCGCTCGGTCAAGGACTGCACGAGGGAGACGTAGGATTGCGTCTCGGCGTAGGGCGGCACCCCGTTGTACTCGGCTACGGACGCTTCGCCGGCGTTGTAGCCGGCCAACGCCAGCGTCTGGTTGCCGTTGAAGCGCTTGAGCAGCCAGGCCAGGTAGCGCACGCCGCCACGGATGTTCTGCCGCGCATCGAACGGATCGTCCACGGCGAAGCGCTCGGCGGTGGCGGGCATCAACTGCATCAACCCCTGGGCGCCTTTTTCGGAAACGGCGTTGGGTTGAAACGCCGATTCGGCATGCATCACTGCGCGGACCAGCGCGCTGTCGACACCGTAGTGACCCGAGGCGGCCTCGATCTCGCGCCGATAGGAGCGGGTATCCAGGCGCACTGAGGCGACGTTGAAGCCCTTCGGCGCCGCGCACAGGTAGCAGCCCTTGATGTATTTGACCTCTAGCACATCGACCCGCGCGGAGATCCCGACGGGGCGCCGGCTCACGTACTGGCGAACACCCTTGTAGACGAACGTGTACACGCGAATCCGCCCCGGGCCTGGGGTGTCGTCCCGCGCAAGCTTTGGCCGGGCCTTTGCCTTGGCGCCGACAGCGGCGCTCGCCTTGCCAGCCTGGCGCGTGCAGTGGGCGTGGGCGATGGCGTGGCTGGAGTAGCTGAGGGTTCCGTCCTTGGCCTGGCACTTGAACTGGGCGCCGGCGCACAGGGGGGCGACCAGCACGGCCAACCCGATGCAGCCAAGCAGGCTCTTGCGAGCCCATCGTGCACTGGAACCCATCGCATCGCTCCGCGCCACAGGCGCCGATCAGGCCAGGGCGAACCTGGCGCGGGCAATCGGGAAACACACAACTGGGACGGTCGTTGCCGGCGGCAGCCCCAAGCGAGCCTTGCGCACGTTTGCCGTGCTCCTGTGACTGGCAGGCTCCCTGGGCTTGCCAGGCGCTGCCTTTGGGGCGCCTGTCCGCGGCGCTCCAGCTTTTGCTCCGCTAGTTATACCCCTTGTAACCGGCCCTGGATTTTGGATTGACGTACGGGCTGCCGACGCTCGCAGGGACGAGAAGGGGGCGGATTCGTTTTTCCCCCTCGTGCTGCCTGGGAGGTCGGGACTAGAGCGATTGAGTGAATCCGTCCCCGTCTTCGCTTCTTCGTCCGGCGTGGCAGCAAACGGTCGCTTGGCGCGTTGGGTGTAGTCTGGTCATATCCCCCTGGGGAGGATATTATCGCCAGCGTTCCGAAGCGGATCGACCGCCTCGGCGCTCGTGCGGGAGCTGCCATGGCATGGCTCATCACCAAGTACATCCTGACCGCCGGAATCGTGGTCCTCGTCTCCGAGCTGGCCAAGCGCAGCGACAAGCTGGGCGGCCTGGTGGCGGCGCTTCCGCTGGTGACGGTGCTGACGCTGATCTGGCTGTACGTCGAGCAGCAAAGCCAGGAGAAGATCGCCAACCACGCCTGGTACACCTTCTGGTACGTGGTGCCGACGCTGCCGATGTTCCTGGCCTTTCCGCTGATGCTGCCGCGCTGGGGTTTCTGGCCGACGCTGCTTGGCTGCATCGTCCTCACGATGGCCTGCTTCGGGCTGTTCGCCCTGTTCGTGCGGCGCTTCGGCATCGAGCTGCTCTGAGCCGCACCGGGTTGCATGAGGTATCCCATCCTGGGGGATACTCGCCCATCGTCTACCGACAGGGACTTCGCCCATGAGCAAGACCGACCATCCCCATACCCACCAGACGCACGCCGCCATCATCAAGCGCCTGAAGCGCGCGGAAGGGCACCTGCGCAGCATCGTCGCGATGATCGAGAACGAACGCGCCTGCGTGGATATCGCCCAGCAGCTTCATGCGGTGGAAAAGGCCGTCTGCCAGGCCAAGCGCACGCTGATCCAGGATCACATCGACCATTGCCTGGAAGACAGCGTCGGCGCGCTGGGCCGCGGCGAGCGAGTGCCGCTGGACGAGTTCAAACAGATCACCAAGTACCTCTGAGGTTCGCCAATGTCAGGCATCGTCGACGGTCGACAACTCGAAACGGCTCGCGAGGGCATCGGGGCGGGCGGCTGATTCCGTATGTGGGAAACGAGTGGATACCTGGGGCTGTTCGCCTCGGCTTTCGGCGCCGCGACCTTGCTGCCGTTGCAATCGGAGGCGGTGCTGGTGGCGCTGCTGCTCGCCAAGCAGCATCCGGCGCTTGCGCTCTTGCTCGTGGCCACGCTCGGCAATGTCGCCGGGTCGGTCGTGAACTGGGTGCTCGGGCGCTACCTGGAACACTGGCAGGGCAAGCGCTGGTTCCCTGTTTCCCCCGAGCGGCTGGCCAAGGTTCAGGGCACTTACCATCGCTACGGCCGCTGGTCGCTGCTGCTCAGCTGGGCGCCGGTGATCGGCGACCCGCTCACCGTGGTCGCCGGCTTGATGCGCGAGCCGATGTGGAGCTTCCTGCTGATCGTCACGCTGGCCAAGGCTACGCGCTATGCAGTGCTTTGCGCCGTCACGCTGGGGTGGGGCTGAGCGACTCAACCCCGCAGCAAATGCACCGCCAACCCCGCCAGCGCACAGGCGAACAGCACTTGAATCACGCCCCGCTTGAAGCGGAACAGCGCAACCGCCGCCGCGACGGCGATCAGTGCCGAGGGCCAGTCGAAGGCGCCGGAGAAACCTTGCGGCCAGAGCACGTGATAGCCGAAGAACAGCGCCAGGTTGAGGATCACCCCGACCACCGCGGCTGTGATGCCGGTGAGCGGCGCGGTGAACTTCAGCTCGTTGTGCGTCGATTCCACCAGCGGGCCGCCGGCGAGGATGAACAGGAACGACGGCAGGAAGGTGAACCAGGTGACCAGGCTGGCGGCGACGGCTCCGGCGAGGAACGGGTGGTCGGCGCCGAACATCGGGTGCACGTAGCCGCCGACGAAGCCCACGAAGGCCACCACCATGATCAGCGGGCCCGGCGTGGTTTCGCCCAGGGCCAGGCCGTCGATCATCTGCGTCGGCGACAGCCAGCCGTAGTGGCCGACCGCGCCCTGGTAGACGTAGGGCAGCACCGCGTAGGCGCCGCCGAAGGTGAGCAGGGCGGCCTTGGTGAAGAACCAGCCCATCTGCGTCAGCGTCCCTTGCCAGCCGAACGCGGCCGCCAGCAGGCCCATGGGCAGCAGCCAGAGCGCGGCACCGATCACGCACAGGCGCAGCAGGAGCGACCAGCGGAAACGCGCGTGCTCGGGCGTTGGCGTGTCGTCGTCGATCAGCGCGGGGCCGTAGCTGGCTTTCGCCGCGCCATGGCCGCCGCCGAGGGCGAACTTGCCGGGTAGCAGGCGCCCCCCGATGTAGCCGATAACGGCGGCCGCCAGCACGATCAGCGGGAACGGCAGGTTGAGCGCGAAGATGGCCACGAAGGAGGCCGCGGCTATCGCCCACAACCAGCCATTCTTCAGCGCGCGGGAGCCGATGCGATGCGCCGCGTGGACGACGATGGCGGTGACCGCCGGCTTGATGCCGTAGAACAACCCGGCCACCACCGGCACCTCGCCGAAGGCGACGTAGAGCCACGACAGGCCGATCAGCACGAACAGCGAGGGCAGCACGAACAGCCCCCCGGCGATCACGCCGCCCCAGGTTCGGTGCATCAGCCAGCCGATGTAGGTGGCGAGCTGCTGGGCCTCCGGGCCGGGCAGCACCATGCAGTAGTTGAGCGCATGCAGGAAGCGCTTTTCGCTGATCCAGCGGCGGCGCTCCACCAGCTCCTGGTGCATGATCGCGATCTGCCCGGCCGGGCCGCCGAAGCTGATGAAGCCCAGCTTCAGCCAGAACAGGAAGGCTTCGAAGAGGCCGACCGGCGCTCGGCTTGCCGCCGCAGCCTCGGCGCTGGGCGAGGGGGATTCCGTCATCACTGTTCTCGTCGTGTGCAAAGGCGACTACGTATACAGGAGCCCGGGTGGCGAAAGAAACACGCCCGGGCGAGCGACCCGATCAGGCGCTGGTCGCCATCATTCGCACCGCATCGTCCAGGCGAACCCAGACCTGGCCCTGCCACTCCAGCACCCCCAGTTCACGGCCCAGCGCCGGGGCCATGCGCCGGCGCGGCAGGTGCGGGTTGTGCTGCTGGGCGTTGCGCAGCATCGGCAGCACTTCGTTGGTCAGCCACTGGCGCAGGCTGCGGTTTTCCGGGTGGTAGAAGTTGACCATCAGCAGCGCGTAGACGCCGCTTTCGCTGATCAGCAGTTCCTCCTCGCATTCGCCACAGCTGTTTTGCAGAACCGCCTTGCGGTGCTGGTCGGCATCCAGCTTGTGGACGATGCGCTCGGTGATGTGGCTGTTGGTCAGGCGCGCCAGGTCGCGCCCGGCGAACCAGGCCTGGTCCTCGATCAGCACCGCGCGCAGTTGCCGGTGATGACGGAGGAAGACGGAAGGAATCAGGGCGGAATCGGAGGGGAAGGAAAGGGCAGGGTTCATGCTGTGCTCCTTGCATGCATTCAAGAAGCCGCCCCCGGGAGAAAGGGAGGCGGACCGTGCAAGGGTGGAAGACCGGGATACCGTAAGGCCGGCCAGGCCGAAGCCTGCCTTGCACAGTCCGCCACAGACCGCCAGAACTCTCCCGGCTTTGATGGCCTGATGAGCTCTGCTATGGCGTATTACGGTAATCAGGCTTCCACACCTGACCGCGGCAAATCCGCGGCGGGCGAAACCCTACGCAGGGAGCTTGTAGGACCGCAACGCCATAGGCGAGTAGGAAGTTTCCCAAAGCCTCCGCATGTGTGGGAACGCAGATTCTTTCTCGCCGGGCCGTCTGGCCCGGTTCATGCGGCCCGGAGGGGGCAATTGCGAGAGGCGACTATCCGCCCGGTGTGACCTGTTGCTTTTGGCTGCAATCGGCCAATTGCGGACATTTGGTCAAGAGACTATGTCTGAGCAACCGGCTTGCTTACCGGCCAAGAAACAATGAACAAACTTCCCATTCCAGATGCCTGGCATATCGCCTGACCACCATGGGCCTCTGCGATAGCTTTGACCACGGCGAGCCCCAGGCCACTACCGCCGCTTTTTCGAGAGCGCGAAGGATCGCCACGACGAAAGGCCTCGAAGATCTCTCTGGTCAGTTCGCTATCAATGCCGGGGCCATCGTCTTCCACGCTCAACTGACAGTCGTCGCCGACCTTTTGCAGACGCACTCGCAGGTTGCCCGGATCGGCATGGCGCAGTGCGTTCTCCAGCAAAGCCATCAGCGCCTGACGGATGCGTAGCCCATCACACTCCACTAGCAAGTTGGCATCCAGTTCGTCGTGTAGGTGGAAGCCCTTGGCTGCCATCGGCTCGGCGAAGGCCCGTAGCACAGTGCCGAGTTCATCGGCCAGACGGACGCTGGTGCGCTGTATATCCAGGTGGCCGCTATCCCTGAGACTCAGCACGCGCAGGTCTTCGATCAAACGGTTGAGTCCCTCCACCTGGCGTAGCAGGCCTTCGAACAGCTCATTGCTGGGATCGAACACGCCTTCTGCCAGGCCCTGCAGGCGGCCGCGCAGAATTGTCACCGGTGTGCGCAGCTCGTGGGCGATGGCTGCGTTCCAGAATTCGCGCTCGCGGGTCATGCACTGCAGGCGCTCGGCCATGAGGTTGAAGTCGCGTACCAGTTGCGCTGTCTCGCCCGTGGCCTGCTCGTCCAGCGGTGCGCGTGCCGTGAGATTGCCCTGGGCCACTTCGCGCAGGCTGTGTGCCACCGAGTTCAGCGGGGTGATCAGGCGCCGCGACAGGCGGATGGCGACGAACACTGCCATGCCCAGTGCGGCGGCAATGGTGCAGCCAATCCAGATCATCTCTACCCGCGAGGGCACCCAGGTATCCGAGATGCTGCCCGGCATGTAAGCCGTAGCGATGGCATAGAAAACGTAGGAGCCGAACACGGCGATGAAAATGATGCTCAGCGCCATCACCGCCAGGGACTGGATGAACTGCCGGCGCAGTCCGGTTGCCGGCTTCATGCGTCGCTGCCGAAGCGATAGCCCACGCCCCAGACACTGGCCGGCACGCCCTGGATATCGTGCGCTTCAAGCTTCTTGCGCAGTTTGCTGATGTGGCTGTCCACGGTGCGTTCCTGGGTGTCACCTTCGGGCAGGCAGTTGACCAACAGTTCGGCACGGCTGAACGCCCGTTTCGGCGCGCGCATCAGGCAGGCCAGCAGTTTGAACTCGGTCAGAGTCAGATCCAGTGTGTGTGTTTGGCCATGCTGCTGCACGCTGGCTTCATGGCTGTCCAGGTCGATCTGGAAGGCGCCGACGCGCAGGATCCGGGTGGCGGCCGGCGCGCTCGCCCGCGTGCGCCTCAGCACCGCCTGAACACGTGCCACCACCTCGGCCGGGTTGAAGGGTTTGACCACGTAGTCGTCGGCGCCCAGGCGCAGCCCCATCAGCTTGTCGATGTCCTGGTCGAGCGCGGTGAGCATGATCACCGGCGTATCGCCACGGGAGCGGATTTCGCTGAGCACGTGCCAGCCATCGAGATGGGGCATCTGAACGTCCAGCAGCAACAGATCCGGCTTGAGCGTCTGGTGCATGGCCAATGCCTGGTGGCCATCGCAAGCATGCTGGGTGCGCAAACCGCTACGTTGCAGATAGGCGATGAGGATGTCGGCGATCTCTGCCTCGTCCTCGGCGATCAGCACCAGTGCCGAGGCGTGGGAGGTAAGGCTGGTGCGCGCATTAAGATCGGCCATGAACAGTCTCGCAGACGGTGACGCCGAATTTTATAGCGCTCTCCATGCTTTCTCCACAAAGCCTCGAATCATTCGCAATAGCCACGCCCCAGACTGCAGCCTCGATCAGCTCCCGGCCGACATCAGGTCGGCCTGGGCGTAGCGTGCAACGAGGAGTGGGTTATGGGC is a genomic window of Pseudomonas knackmussii B13 containing:
- a CDS encoding IS1182 family transposase, which produces MKRFIEEVSRAQVSLLPECLDDFVAEDNPIRVVEAFVEQLDLVALEFDGATPAVTGRPSYHPAVLLKVYIYGYLNRIQSSRRLERECQRNLELMWLTGRLAPDFKTIADFRRDNGKAIRNVCRQFVVLCRQLDLFSQSLVAIDGSKFKAVNNRDRNFTHGKLRARMEQIEKSIERYLAAMDTADRTQSDVAEAKVSRLQDKIEKLRQQMQALKEMEQQLREAPDGQVSLTDPDARSMATSGKGTGVVGYNVQTAVDTQHHLIVAHEVTNVGHDRAALATMAEQAREATGSESLSVVADRGYFSGVEILACEQAGITPFVPKPMTSSSKAEGRFGKQDFIYIAADDEYQCPAGHRAIKRFSTVEDGLELDAYWSSDCPGCSIRSNCTTSNYRRLKRWKHEAILEAMQQRLDRQPEMMSVRRQTVEHPFGTLKHWMGATHFLTKTLPRVSTEMSLHVLAYNLKRLLSILGVSGVIEVLRA
- a CDS encoding TetR/AcrR family transcriptional regulator, with the translated sequence MEETRQRLINAALELFLSQGLHVTGVAAIAARARVTKMTLYGHFPSKDSLIVACLEERDRLWRARVEQLRDDLPDPLEALLAFFDLYQGYVERDSHRGCLFVNSAAEFSSMSHPVFRAVERHKEGVREQLAALARQAKFNAPRQIAESLFLLLEGSFVSAARGDSTAVFDTARQMARQWLQSQPHEEQRT
- a CDS encoding DMT family transporter — its product is MKGGLIAAIAATFSWSLLYLLPNLIGEYSTFDLAVVSYAFAGLGSLGVLARFRRQLTTLTLGDWLTVGLLGFLGYIGYFFLITSAVIAAGPVIPPVMLGCVPIVLAIAGNLRSQAIPWRSIAAPLLLGALGIMMVNASSFERADGQASQPAAMVLVGILISLLAIGFWTAFGLLNERALSTRPGMDPLLWSALLILTCSIEMAAFLPVGLYLKLSSFVSHGGALKGTSAVLFCGLVQGLGATLGGAWAWSIATRSIPLALGGQLIASETLYATTFGLLIQHRWPSPLEALGTATLFLGVTVAIRQFYRADQRRRQGSS
- a CDS encoding lytic transglycosylase domain-containing protein, which gives rise to MGSSARWARKSLLGCIGLAVLVAPLCAGAQFKCQAKDGTLSYSSHAIAHAHCTRQAGKASAAVGAKAKARPKLARDDTPGPGRIRVYTFVYKGVRQYVSRRPVGISARVDVLEVKYIKGCYLCAAPKGFNVASVRLDTRSYRREIEAASGHYGVDSALVRAVMHAESAFQPNAVSEKGAQGLMQLMPATAERFAVDDPFDARQNIRGGVRYLAWLLKRFNGNQTLALAGYNAGEASVAEYNGVPPYAETQSYVSLVQSLTERYRRQR
- a CDS encoding DUF3147 family protein, which codes for MAWLITKYILTAGIVVLVSELAKRSDKLGGLVAALPLVTVLTLIWLYVEQQSQEKIANHAWYTFWYVVPTLPMFLAFPLMLPRWGFWPTLLGCIVLTMACFGLFALFVRRFGIELL
- a CDS encoding metal-sensing transcriptional repressor — protein: MSKTDHPHTHQTHAAIIKRLKRAEGHLRSIVAMIENERACVDIAQQLHAVEKAVCQAKRTLIQDHIDHCLEDSVGALGRGERVPLDEFKQITKYL
- a CDS encoding YqaA family protein; this translates as MWETSGYLGLFASAFGAATLLPLQSEAVLVALLLAKQHPALALLLVATLGNVAGSVVNWVLGRYLEHWQGKRWFPVSPERLAKVQGTYHRYGRWSLLLSWAPVIGDPLTVVAGLMREPMWSFLLIVTLAKATRYAVLCAVTLGWG
- the chrA gene encoding chromate efflux transporter, with translation MTESPSPSAEAAAASRAPVGLFEAFLFWLKLGFISFGGPAGQIAIMHQELVERRRWISEKRFLHALNYCMVLPGPEAQQLATYIGWLMHRTWGGVIAGGLFVLPSLFVLIGLSWLYVAFGEVPVVAGLFYGIKPAVTAIVVHAAHRIGSRALKNGWLWAIAAASFVAIFALNLPFPLIVLAAAVIGYIGGRLLPGKFALGGGHGAAKASYGPALIDDDTPTPEHARFRWSLLLRLCVIGAALWLLPMGLLAAAFGWQGTLTQMGWFFTKAALLTFGGAYAVLPYVYQGAVGHYGWLSPTQMIDGLALGETTPGPLIMVVAFVGFVGGYVHPMFGADHPFLAGAVAASLVTWFTFLPSFLFILAGGPLVESTHNELKFTAPLTGITAAVVGVILNLALFFGYHVLWPQGFSGAFDWPSALIAVAAAVALFRFKRGVIQVLFACALAGLAVHLLRG
- a CDS encoding BRO-N domain-containing protein — translated: MNPALSFPSDSALIPSVFLRHHRQLRAVLIEDQAWFAGRDLARLTNSHITERIVHKLDADQHRKAVLQNSCGECEEELLISESGVYALLMVNFYHPENRSLRQWLTNEVLPMLRNAQQHNPHLPRRRMAPALGRELGVLEWQGQVWVRLDDAVRMMATSA
- a CDS encoding ATP-binding protein — its product is MKPATGLRRQFIQSLAVMALSIIFIAVFGSYVFYAIATAYMPGSISDTWVPSRVEMIWIGCTIAAALGMAVFVAIRLSRRLITPLNSVAHSLREVAQGNLTARAPLDEQATGETAQLVRDFNLMAERLQCMTREREFWNAAIAHELRTPVTILRGRLQGLAEGVFDPSNELFEGLLRQVEGLNRLIEDLRVLSLRDSGHLDIQRTSVRLADELGTVLRAFAEPMAAKGFHLHDELDANLLVECDGLRIRQALMALLENALRHADPGNLRVRLQKVGDDCQLSVEDDGPGIDSELTREIFEAFRRGDPSRSRKSGGSGLGLAVVKAIAEAHGGQAICQASGMGSLFIVSWPVSKPVAQT
- a CDS encoding response regulator; translation: MADLNARTSLTSHASALVLIAEDEAEIADILIAYLQRSGLRTQHACDGHQALAMHQTLKPDLLLLDVQMPHLDGWHVLSEIRSRGDTPVIMLTALDQDIDKLMGLRLGADDYVVKPFNPAEVVARVQAVLRRTRASAPAATRILRVGAFQIDLDSHEASVQQHGQTHTLDLTLTEFKLLACLMRAPKRAFSRAELLVNCLPEGDTQERTVDSHISKLRKKLEAHDIQGVPASVWGVGYRFGSDA